One Chiloscyllium plagiosum isolate BGI_BamShark_2017 chromosome 14, ASM401019v2, whole genome shotgun sequence genomic region harbors:
- the thg1l gene encoding probable tRNA(His) guanylyltransferase isoform X2 produces MAKTKFEYVRQFEADDTCLQNCWVVVRLDGRNFHKFANLHDFRKPNDERALRLMTRCALTVMEELNDIVIAYGQSDEYSFVFKKTSNWFKRRASKFMSHVVSQFSSSFVFYWKDYFKDQALLFPPGFDGRVILYPSNQNLRDYLSWRQADCHINNLYNTTFWALVQQGGLSNSEAEEKLKGSLAGEKNDILFLEFNVNYNNEPEMYRKGTVLIWHKVDESLDKKIITPDAPEGKNVVVKRTRKKVLPFHVDIIGDKFWEEHSEILADNS; encoded by the exons ATGGCTAAAACTAAATTTGAATACGTTCGCCAGTTTGAAGCTGATGATACCTGTCTACAAAATTGCTGGGTTGTGGTTCGACTGGATGGTCGAAATTTCCACAA GTTTGCAAATCTGCATGATTTCAGAAAGCCCAATGATGAGCGGGCCCTCCGTCTGATGACACGATGTGCTTTAACTGTCATGGAAGAACTGAATGACATTGTAATCGCCTATGGCCAAAGTGATGAATACAGCTTTGTCTTTAAAAAGACAAGTAACTGGTTCAAAAGGAGAGCAAG CAAATTCATGAGCCACGTGGTGTCTCAGTTTTCTTCCAGCTTTGTTTTCTACTGGAAGGATTATTTTAAAGATCAAGCTCTCTTATTTCCACCTGGATTTGATGGAAGAGTCATTCTTTATCCAAGCAACCAGAACCTGCGCGACTACCTAAGTTGGAGGCAGGCAgatt GTCATATTAATAACCTTTACAATACAACCTTTTGGGCATTAGTGCAGCAAGGTGGTTTGTCTAACAGTGAAGCTGAAGAAAAACTAAAG GGTAGTCTTGCTGGAGAAAAAAACGACATTTTATTTTTGGAGTTTAATGTAAACTACAATAACGAACCAGAAATGTATAGAAAAGGAACAGTGTTGATATGGCATAAG GTTGACGAGTCTCTTGATAAAAAGATTATAACTCCAGATGCACCAGAGGGAAAGAATGTTGTGGTTAAAAGGACTCGCAAGAAAGTTCTTCCATTTCATGTGGATATCATTGGAGATAAGTTCTGGGAGGAGCACTCAGAGATTCTTGCTGATAACAGCTAA
- the thg1l gene encoding probable tRNA(His) guanylyltransferase isoform X1, with translation MLYRTYLNRLSKAALTVGFSRCGRETNGGFHVQAQRHKTMAKTKFEYVRQFEADDTCLQNCWVVVRLDGRNFHKFANLHDFRKPNDERALRLMTRCALTVMEELNDIVIAYGQSDEYSFVFKKTSNWFKRRASKFMSHVVSQFSSSFVFYWKDYFKDQALLFPPGFDGRVILYPSNQNLRDYLSWRQADCHINNLYNTTFWALVQQGGLSNSEAEEKLKGSLAGEKNDILFLEFNVNYNNEPEMYRKGTVLIWHKVDESLDKKIITPDAPEGKNVVVKRTRKKVLPFHVDIIGDKFWEEHSEILADNS, from the exons ATGCTATATAGGACATATTTGAATCGACTTTCAAAAGCTGCTCTTACGGTTGGTTTTTCTAGATGCGGTAGGGAAACGAATGGAGGATTCCATGTGCAAGCTCAAAGACACAAAACCATGGCTAAAACTAAATTTGAATACGTTCGCCAGTTTGAAGCTGATGATACCTGTCTACAAAATTGCTGGGTTGTGGTTCGACTGGATGGTCGAAATTTCCACAA GTTTGCAAATCTGCATGATTTCAGAAAGCCCAATGATGAGCGGGCCCTCCGTCTGATGACACGATGTGCTTTAACTGTCATGGAAGAACTGAATGACATTGTAATCGCCTATGGCCAAAGTGATGAATACAGCTTTGTCTTTAAAAAGACAAGTAACTGGTTCAAAAGGAGAGCAAG CAAATTCATGAGCCACGTGGTGTCTCAGTTTTCTTCCAGCTTTGTTTTCTACTGGAAGGATTATTTTAAAGATCAAGCTCTCTTATTTCCACCTGGATTTGATGGAAGAGTCATTCTTTATCCAAGCAACCAGAACCTGCGCGACTACCTAAGTTGGAGGCAGGCAgatt GTCATATTAATAACCTTTACAATACAACCTTTTGGGCATTAGTGCAGCAAGGTGGTTTGTCTAACAGTGAAGCTGAAGAAAAACTAAAG GGTAGTCTTGCTGGAGAAAAAAACGACATTTTATTTTTGGAGTTTAATGTAAACTACAATAACGAACCAGAAATGTATAGAAAAGGAACAGTGTTGATATGGCATAAG GTTGACGAGTCTCTTGATAAAAAGATTATAACTCCAGATGCACCAGAGGGAAAGAATGTTGTGGTTAAAAGGACTCGCAAGAAAGTTCTTCCATTTCATGTGGATATCATTGGAGATAAGTTCTGGGAGGAGCACTCAGAGATTCTTGCTGATAACAGCTAA
- the lsm11 gene encoding U7 snRNA-associated Sm-like protein LSm11 → MAAGESALSPQLVVAKRWDMAEAGAGSSEPDPDEQEEDGDGRLNVSSPRFDPYLALYSSPPPPLPFPNVRTFNNIAEYQSFLRRRPREREPGDPAPAQVQARGRRRTAARPPPDPDRIERLKKLMVAEQGSEERPRPLRRERAPKNVLTRMSLHEGSPLGELYRCVQDRIKVNVHIRTFKGLRGVCSGFLVTFDKFWNMALVDVDETFRKPILGKAFYSEPVLTVGRLFNRLKLQERSADEEPGATSTEQTGYLPKRFEGTNAEQDDSKTLTCGLTQVTSDILNPSAESEGGDLDRSKGDTKQPSLKLRTLTGGKQKRKKKSLPRVDYQQVSQRHVNQLFIRGENVLLISFVQ, encoded by the exons ATGGCGGCTGGTGAAAGTGCCCTATCTCCGCAGCTGGTGGTGGCGAAGCGCTGGGACATGGCGGAGGCCGGGGCCGGGAGCTCGGAGCCCGACCCGGACGAGCAGGAGGAAGACGGGGACGGGCGGCTGAATGTCAGCTCGCCGCGTTTCGACCCGTACCTGGCGCTGTACAGCAGCCCGCCGCCGCCGCTGCCTTTCCCCAACGTGCGCACCTTCAACAACATCGCCGAGTACCAGAGCTTCCTGAGGCGGCGGCCGCGGGAACGTGAGCCCGGGGACCCGGCCCCGGCCCAGGTCCAGGCCCGCGGGCGCCGCCGCACCGCCGCCAGGCCTCCCCCGGACCCCGACAGGATCGAGCGCCTCAAGAAGCTGATGGTGGCCGAGCAGGGCAGCGAGGAGAGGCCCAGGCCCCTCAGGAGGGAGCGGGCCCCGAAGAATGTGCTGACCCGGATGTCCC TACATGAAGGCAGCCCACTGGGTGAATTGTATCGTTGCGTTCAGGACAGGATAAAGGTCAATGTCCACATTCGGACTTTCAAAGGACTGCGGGGCGTCTGTTCAGGATTTTTGGTGACCTTCGACAAGTTCTGGAACATG GCACTCGTGGATGTGGATGAGACCTTCAGGAAACCTATCCTTGGGAAAGCCTTTTACAGTGAACCAGTATTAACTGTTGGCAGA CTTTTTAATCGGCTGAAACTACAAGAAAGATCTGCAGATGAGGAGCCAGGTGCCACATCGACAGAACAAACAGGATATTTACCCAAAAGGTTTGAGGGTACTAATGCTGAACAGGATGACAGCAAAACTCTGACATGTGGACTTACACAGGTAACCTCAGATATCTTAAACCCCTCTGCAGAGAGTGAAGGAGGAGACCTTGATCGATCAAAGGGAGACACCAAACAACCAAGCTTGAAGCTCAGGACACTGACAGGAGGAAAACAGAAACGGAAAAAGAAATCCTTACCCAGGGTGGATTATCAGCAGGTTTCTCAAAGACATGTTAATCAACTTTTCATCCGGGGAGAGAATGTCTTACTGATCAGTTTTGTGCAATGA